A stretch of Enterobacter cloacae complex sp. ECNIH7 DNA encodes these proteins:
- the rlmC gene encoding 23S rRNA (uracil(747)-C(5))-methyltransferase RlmC, whose protein sequence is MQCALYDAGRCRSCQWIEQPVSQQLTAKMADLQQLLAAHAVGEWCAPVSGPELGFRNKAKMVVSGSVEKPLLGMLHRDGTPEDLTSCLLYPASFEPVFAALKPFIARAGLTPYSVARRRGELKYLLLTESQLDGGMMLRFVLRSEAKLEQLRAALPWLQEQLPQLKVITANIQPVHMAIMEGEKEIFFTDQHALAESFNGVPLWIRPQSFFQTNPTVASSLYATARDWVRALNIQHMWDLFCGVGGFGLHCATPEMQLTGIEISAEAIACAKQSAAGLGLTNLHFQALDSTQFATGQGNVPELVLVNPPRRGIGKALCDYLSQMAPEYIVYSSCNAQTMAKDIASLPGYRIERVQLFDMFPHTAHYEVLTLLVKS, encoded by the coding sequence ATGCAGTGCGCACTCTATGACGCCGGACGCTGCCGCTCCTGTCAGTGGATAGAACAGCCGGTTTCTCAACAACTCACCGCCAAAATGGCCGACCTGCAACAGCTGCTGGCAGCACACGCGGTGGGCGAGTGGTGCGCACCCGTCAGCGGCCCGGAGCTGGGCTTTCGTAATAAAGCCAAAATGGTGGTCAGCGGCAGCGTTGAAAAACCGCTGTTGGGGATGCTGCACCGCGACGGCACGCCGGAAGACCTGACCAGCTGCCTGCTGTATCCCGCCTCGTTTGAGCCCGTCTTTGCCGCGCTGAAACCATTTATCGCGCGCGCGGGGTTAACGCCCTACAGCGTTGCCCGCAGGCGCGGCGAGCTGAAATACCTTCTGCTGACGGAAAGCCAACTCGACGGCGGCATGATGCTGCGCTTCGTGCTGCGTTCGGAAGCTAAGCTCGAGCAGCTGCGCGCGGCGCTGCCGTGGCTGCAGGAACAGCTGCCGCAGCTGAAGGTCATTACGGCGAATATTCAGCCGGTGCATATGGCGATCATGGAAGGGGAGAAAGAGATTTTCTTCACCGACCAGCACGCGCTGGCCGAAAGCTTCAACGGCGTGCCGCTGTGGATCCGCCCGCAAAGCTTCTTCCAGACCAACCCAACCGTGGCTAGCAGCCTGTACGCTACCGCCCGCGACTGGGTACGTGCGTTAAACATCCAGCATATGTGGGATCTCTTCTGCGGCGTGGGAGGCTTTGGCCTGCACTGCGCCACGCCCGAGATGCAGCTCACCGGAATAGAGATTTCTGCTGAAGCGATTGCCTGCGCGAAACAGTCTGCCGCCGGGCTGGGGTTAACGAATCTGCACTTCCAGGCGCTGGACTCCACGCAGTTTGCGACCGGCCAGGGCAACGTGCCGGAGCTGGTGCTGGTCAACCCGCCGCGCCGCGGCATCGGCAAGGCGCTGTGCGACTACCTGAGCCAGATGGCGCCCGAGTACATCGTCTATTCCAGCTGTAACGCCCAGACCATGGCGAAAGACATTGCCAGCCTGCCGGGCTACCGCATTGAACGCGTTCAGCTTTTCGATATGTTCCCGCATACCGCGCATTATGAAGTGTTGACGCTGCTCGTGAAATCTTAA
- a CDS encoding YbjO family protein: protein MGLLKKSRTTHARPNVPALVQVAALAIIMIRCLDVLMILNTLGVRGIGEFIHRSVQTWNLTLVFLSSLVLVFIEIYCAFSLVKGRNWARWVYLLTQITAASYLWAASLGYGYPELFSIAGESKREILRALFMQKLPDMLVLFLLFVPASSRRFFRLQ from the coding sequence TTGGGATTATTAAAAAAATCACGTACTACGCACGCGCGTCCTAACGTACCTGCACTGGTTCAGGTGGCGGCGCTCGCCATTATTATGATCCGCTGCCTGGACGTGCTGATGATTCTGAACACCCTGGGCGTGCGCGGCATCGGTGAATTCATTCACCGCAGCGTGCAGACGTGGAATCTGACGCTGGTCTTTTTGAGCAGCCTGGTGCTGGTGTTTATCGAGATCTACTGCGCGTTTTCGCTGGTCAAAGGGCGCAACTGGGCGCGCTGGGTCTATCTGCTGACGCAAATTACCGCCGCCAGCTATCTGTGGGCCGCCTCGCTGGGATACGGCTACCCGGAGCTGTTCAGCATTGCCGGGGAATCCAAACGCGAGATCCTGCGCGCGCTGTTTATGCAAAAACTGCCGGACATGCTGGTTCTGTTCCTGCTGTTTGTTCCCGCCTCCAGTCGGCGGTTCTTCCGCCTGCAATAA
- a CDS encoding inner membrane protein YbjM, with protein sequence MNIKRNWAGVISCFLLFTVVCMSLAFNVKGAFRAAGHPELGLLFFTLPGAAASFLSRKGEVVKPLIGAMLAAPLCLLLMRMLYVSTRSFWQELAWFLSGVFWCALGALCYLFVCSLIKHRRHHN encoded by the coding sequence TTGAACATTAAACGAAACTGGGCGGGGGTGATCAGCTGTTTTTTGCTGTTTACCGTCGTGTGCATGTCGCTCGCTTTTAATGTGAAAGGGGCATTCAGGGCAGCCGGACACCCGGAGCTGGGGCTGCTCTTTTTTACCCTGCCGGGAGCCGCTGCCAGTTTTCTTTCCCGTAAAGGGGAGGTGGTCAAGCCGCTTATTGGCGCAATGCTGGCGGCACCGCTGTGTCTGCTGCTGATGCGCATGCTGTATGTATCAACGCGAAGTTTCTGGCAGGAGCTGGCGTGGTTTCTGAGCGGCGTCTTCTGGTGCGCCCTCGGCGCGCTGTGCTATTTGTTTGTGTGCAGTCTGATTAAGCATCGACGGCACCACAATTAA
- a CDS encoding GrxA family glutaredoxin, with the protein MFAVIFGRPGCPYCVRAKELAEKLTEERDDFNFRYVDIHAEGITKADLEKTVGKPVETVPQIFLDQKHIGGCTDFEAYAKEHLGLFAAQ; encoded by the coding sequence ATGTTTGCAGTAATTTTTGGTCGTCCAGGGTGCCCTTACTGTGTGCGCGCAAAAGAGCTGGCTGAGAAACTGACCGAAGAGCGCGATGACTTCAACTTCCGCTACGTGGACATCCACGCGGAAGGCATCACCAAAGCGGATCTTGAAAAAACCGTCGGCAAGCCGGTTGAAACCGTACCGCAGATCTTCCTCGATCAGAAACACATCGGCGGTTGCACTGACTTTGAAGCTTACGCCAAAGAGCATCTGGGCCTGTTTGCCGCTCAGTAA
- the potF gene encoding spermidine/putrescine ABC transporter substrate-binding protein PotF, which produces MIALNKKWLSGLVAGALMAVSAGSLAAEQKTLHVYNWSDYIAPDTVANFEKETGIKVVYDVFDSNEVLEGKLMAGSTGFDLVVPSASFLERQLTAGVFQPLDKSKLPNWKNLDPEVLKLVAKHDPDNKYAMPYLWATTGIGYNVDKVKAVLGPDVKLDSWDVVLKPENLEKLKSCGVSFLDAPEEIFATVLNYLGKDPNSSKADDYTGPATDLLLKLRPNIRYFHSSQYINDLANGDICVAIGWAGDVWQAANRAKEAKNGVNVSYFIPKEGALAFFDVFAMPADAKNKDEAYQFLNYMMRPEVIAHISDHVYYANGNKASLPLVSEEIRNNPAIYPPADVFAKLFTLKVQDPKIDRVRTRAWTKVKSGK; this is translated from the coding sequence ATGATCGCCTTGAATAAAAAATGGTTATCGGGTCTGGTTGCGGGTGCTCTGATGGCCGTCTCTGCCGGCTCGCTCGCTGCGGAACAAAAAACGCTGCACGTTTACAACTGGTCTGACTATATTGCGCCGGATACGGTGGCGAATTTTGAAAAAGAGACCGGCATTAAAGTGGTCTACGACGTATTCGATTCCAACGAAGTGCTGGAAGGAAAACTGATGGCGGGCAGCACCGGGTTTGATCTCGTGGTGCCTTCTGCAAGCTTCCTCGAGCGCCAGCTGACGGCAGGCGTCTTCCAGCCTCTGGACAAGAGCAAGTTACCGAACTGGAAAAACCTCGATCCGGAAGTGCTGAAGCTGGTGGCGAAGCATGACCCGGACAACAAATACGCGATGCCTTACCTGTGGGCGACCACCGGTATCGGCTACAACGTGGATAAAGTCAAAGCGGTGCTGGGCCCGGACGTCAAGCTGGACAGCTGGGACGTGGTGCTGAAGCCAGAAAACCTTGAGAAGCTGAAAAGCTGCGGCGTCTCCTTCCTCGATGCGCCGGAAGAGATTTTCGCGACCGTGCTGAACTACCTGGGCAAAGACCCGAACAGCAGTAAAGCCGATGATTACACCGGCCCGGCGACCGATCTGCTGCTGAAGCTGCGTCCAAACATTCGTTACTTCCACTCGTCTCAGTACATTAACGACCTGGCGAACGGCGACATCTGCGTCGCGATCGGCTGGGCTGGAGACGTGTGGCAGGCGGCTAACCGCGCGAAAGAGGCGAAAAACGGCGTGAACGTCTCTTACTTCATTCCGAAAGAGGGGGCGCTGGCGTTCTTCGACGTCTTCGCGATGCCGGCTGACGCCAAAAACAAAGACGAAGCGTATCAGTTCCTCAACTACATGATGCGTCCTGAGGTGATCGCCCACATCAGTGACCACGTTTACTACGCGAACGGTAACAAGGCCTCCCTGCCGCTGGTAAGCGAAGAAATCCGTAATAACCCGGCTATCTATCCGCCAGCGGATGTGTTCGCCAAGCTCTTCACCCTGAAAGTTCAGGATCCAAAAATTGACCGCGTGCGTACCCGCGCGTGGACCAAGGTGAAAAGCGGTAAATAA
- a CDS encoding aspartate:alanine antiporter, with the protein MNINVADLLNGNYILLLFVVLALGLCLGKLRLGSVQLGNSIGVLVVSLLLGQQHFSINTDALNLGFMLFIFCVGVEAGPNFFSIFFRDGKNYLMLALVMVGSALLIALGLGKLFGWDIGLTAGMLAGSMTSTPVLVGAGDTLRHSGMAGAQLSTALDHLSLGYALTYLIGLASLIVGARYLPKLQHQDLQTSAQQIARERGLDTDSKRKVYLPVIRAYRVGPELVAWADGKNLRELGIYRQTGCYIERIRRNGILANPDGDAVLQMGDDIALVGYPDAHARLDPSFRNGKEVFDRDLLDMRIVTEEIVVKNHNAVGRRLAQLKLTDHGCFLNRVIRSQIEMPIDDNVVLNKGDVLQVSGDARRVKTVADRIGFISIHSQVTDLLAFCAFFIVGLMIGMITFQFSNFSFGIGNAAGLLFAGIMLGFLRANHPTFGYIPQGALNMVKEFGLMVFMAGVGLSAGSGIGHSLGAVGWQMLVSGLIVSLVPVVICFLFGAYVLRMNRALLFGAMMGARTCAPAMEIISDTARSNIPALGYAGTYAIANVLLTLAGTLIVIIWPGLG; encoded by the coding sequence GTGAATATAAACGTCGCAGACTTGTTAAATGGGAATTACATCCTGTTATTATTTGTGGTACTGGCGCTGGGCCTTTGCCTGGGTAAATTGCGCCTGGGTTCAGTTCAACTTGGTAATTCCATTGGCGTTTTAGTGGTTTCCTTATTATTAGGCCAGCAGCACTTCAGCATTAACACGGACGCGCTCAACTTAGGCTTTATGCTGTTTATTTTTTGTGTTGGCGTGGAAGCAGGACCGAACTTTTTTTCAATTTTCTTCCGCGACGGCAAAAATTATCTGATGCTGGCGCTGGTGATGGTCGGCAGCGCGCTGCTGATCGCGTTAGGGCTGGGTAAACTGTTTGGCTGGGATATCGGGTTAACGGCCGGTATGCTGGCAGGCTCTATGACCTCCACCCCCGTGCTGGTGGGTGCCGGTGATACCCTTCGCCATTCCGGCATGGCCGGCGCGCAGCTCTCTACCGCGCTCGACCACCTGAGTCTGGGCTATGCCCTGACCTATCTGATTGGTCTGGCGAGCCTGATTGTCGGCGCACGCTACCTGCCAAAACTGCAGCACCAGGATCTGCAGACCAGTGCCCAGCAAATCGCGCGCGAGCGCGGTCTCGATACCGATTCCAAACGTAAAGTCTATCTCCCGGTGATCCGCGCCTATCGCGTCGGGCCAGAGCTGGTGGCATGGGCTGACGGCAAAAACCTGCGCGAGCTGGGGATTTACCGCCAGACGGGCTGCTATATCGAACGTATTCGCCGTAACGGCATTCTGGCGAACCCGGACGGCGACGCGGTGCTGCAGATGGGCGACGATATCGCGCTGGTGGGTTACCCGGACGCCCACGCCCGTCTCGACCCGAGCTTCCGTAACGGCAAAGAGGTGTTCGACCGAGACCTGCTCGACATGCGTATCGTCACCGAAGAGATAGTGGTGAAAAACCATAACGCCGTGGGCCGCCGACTGGCCCAGCTGAAGCTGACCGACCACGGCTGCTTCCTCAACCGCGTGATCCGCAGCCAGATAGAGATGCCGATCGACGACAACGTCGTGCTCAACAAAGGCGACGTACTGCAGGTTAGCGGCGACGCGCGACGCGTGAAAACCGTTGCCGACCGCATCGGCTTTATCTCCATTCACAGCCAGGTCACCGACCTGCTGGCCTTCTGCGCCTTCTTTATCGTTGGCCTGATGATCGGGATGATCACCTTCCAGTTCAGCAACTTTAGCTTCGGCATCGGTAACGCCGCCGGGCTGCTCTTCGCCGGCATCATGCTGGGCTTCCTGCGAGCCAACCACCCGACCTTCGGCTACATCCCGCAGGGCGCGCTGAACATGGTGAAAGAGTTCGGTCTGATGGTCTTTATGGCGGGCGTGGGCTTAAGCGCGGGAAGCGGTATCGGCCACAGCCTGGGCGCCGTCGGCTGGCAGATGCTGGTGTCCGGACTGATCGTCAGCCTGGTGCCGGTGGTGATCTGCTTCCTGTTCGGCGCCTACGTGCTGCGCATGAACCGCGCCCTGCTCTTTGGGGCAATGATGGGCGCGCGTACCTGTGCGCCAGCCATGGAAATCATCAGCGATACCGCACGCAGCAACATCCCGGCGCTGGGCTATGCGGGCACATATGCTATCGCTAACGTGCTGCTGACGCTGGCGGGTACGCTGATCGTTATCATCTGGCCTGGACTCGGATAA
- a CDS encoding YbjN domain-containing protein, whose translation MDLQVVPTLDTLRQWLDDAGITFFECDSCQALHLPHMQNFDGIFDAKIDLINDVILFSALAEVKPSALLALASDLSAINASSLTVKAFLDIQDDNLPKLVVCQSLFSGAGLSFKQFAWFMRLSEEQISMVMMEANAHHLLYSAEDDAENNDASPNFLH comes from the coding sequence ATGGATTTACAGGTCGTACCAACACTGGATACGTTACGTCAATGGCTTGATGATGCCGGAATTACGTTCTTCGAATGCGATTCCTGCCAGGCGCTGCATCTGCCTCATATGCAGAATTTCGACGGCATTTTCGATGCCAAAATCGATCTCATTAACGACGTGATCCTTTTCTCCGCGCTGGCCGAAGTGAAGCCGTCCGCGCTGCTGGCGCTGGCCTCCGACCTGTCAGCGATCAACGCCAGTTCTTTGACGGTGAAAGCATTTCTCGACATACAGGATGATAATCTGCCAAAACTGGTCGTTTGCCAGTCTTTATTCTCCGGTGCCGGGCTGTCGTTCAAGCAGTTCGCCTGGTTTATGCGCTTGAGCGAAGAGCAAATTTCCATGGTCATGATGGAAGCCAATGCACATCATCTGCTGTATAGCGCGGAAGATGATGCAGAGAATAATGATGCATCTCCCAATTTTCTTCACTAA
- a CDS encoding metalloregulator ArsR/SmtB family transcription factor, with the protein MLHPLQLFKTLSDETRLAIVMLLREAGELCVCDLCAATAESQPKVSRHMALLRESGLVIDRREGKWVHYRLSPNMPAWAAVVIDNSWNCLREETRMKLKNRLSGSC; encoded by the coding sequence ATGCTCCACCCGCTCCAGCTCTTCAAAACCCTCTCCGACGAAACGCGGCTCGCCATCGTCATGCTGCTCCGTGAAGCGGGCGAACTGTGCGTCTGCGATCTCTGCGCCGCGACCGCCGAGTCGCAGCCTAAGGTCTCCCGCCACATGGCGCTGCTGCGCGAGTCCGGGCTGGTTATCGATCGCCGTGAAGGGAAATGGGTCCATTACCGTCTCTCTCCCAACATGCCTGCGTGGGCGGCAGTCGTTATCGACAACAGCTGGAACTGCCTGCGGGAAGAGACGCGCATGAAGCTGAAAAACCGACTTTCAGGCTCGTGTTGA
- the potH gene encoding putrescine ABC transporter permease PotH: MSALEPPARAEKPGGLAQWLTRMQMKHGRKLVIAMPYVWLILLFLLPFLIVFKISLAEMARAIPPYTNLLDWADGQLTLTLNLGNFLQLTDDPLYFEAYLQSLQVAAISTLCCLVMGYPLAWAVAHSKPSTRNILLLLVILPSWTSFLIRVYAWMGILKNNGVLNNFLMWLGVIDQPLTILHTNLAVYIGIVYAYLPFMVLPIYTALTRIDYSLVEASLDLGARPLKTFFSVIVPLTKGGIIAGSMLVFIPAVGEFVIPELLGGPDSIMIGRVLWQEFFNNRDWPVASAVAIVMLLLLIVPIMWFHKHQQKQMGDHG; the protein is encoded by the coding sequence ATGAGTGCACTTGAACCTCCAGCCCGCGCAGAAAAGCCGGGCGGCCTTGCCCAGTGGCTGACGCGCATGCAGATGAAACACGGCCGCAAGCTGGTGATCGCCATGCCGTACGTGTGGCTGATCCTGCTGTTCCTGCTGCCGTTTCTGATTGTTTTCAAGATAAGCCTGGCGGAAATGGCGCGGGCGATACCGCCTTACACCAACCTGCTGGACTGGGCCGACGGGCAGCTTACGCTGACGCTTAACCTCGGCAACTTCCTGCAGCTCACCGACGACCCGCTCTATTTCGAAGCCTATCTGCAGTCGCTGCAGGTGGCGGCGATCTCGACGCTCTGCTGTCTGGTGATGGGCTACCCGCTGGCGTGGGCGGTGGCGCACAGCAAGCCGTCGACGCGAAACATCCTGCTGCTGCTGGTGATCCTGCCGTCGTGGACCTCGTTCCTGATCCGCGTTTATGCCTGGATGGGGATCCTGAAAAACAACGGCGTGCTGAATAACTTTCTCATGTGGCTTGGGGTTATCGATCAGCCGCTGACGATCCTGCACACCAACCTCGCGGTCTATATCGGCATTGTGTACGCCTACCTGCCGTTTATGGTGCTGCCGATCTATACGGCCCTGACGCGCATTGATTATTCGCTGGTGGAAGCGTCGCTCGATCTCGGCGCCCGCCCGTTAAAAACCTTCTTCAGCGTCATTGTCCCGCTGACCAAAGGCGGCATTATCGCCGGGTCAATGCTGGTCTTTATCCCGGCGGTCGGGGAGTTTGTGATCCCGGAACTGCTCGGCGGCCCGGACAGCATCATGATTGGCCGCGTGCTGTGGCAGGAGTTCTTCAATAACCGCGACTGGCCGGTGGCATCGGCGGTGGCGATCGTGATGCTACTGCTGCTGATCGTGCCGATCATGTGGTTCCACAAGCATCAGCAGAAACAGATGGGAGATCACGGATGA
- the potG gene encoding putrescine ABC transporter ATP-binding subunit PotG, with protein sequence MNDAIPRPQAKVRKALTPLLEIRNLTKSFDGQHAVDDVSLTIYKGEIFALLGASGCGKSTLLRMLAGFEQPTAGQIMLDGVDLSSVPPYQRPINMMFQSYALFPHMTVEQNIAFGLKQDKLPKAEINARVAEMLSLVHMQEFAKRKPHQLSGGQRQRVALARSLAKRPKLLLLDEPMGALDKKLRDRMQLEVVDILERVGVTCVMVTHDQEEAMTMAGRIAIMNRGKFVQIGEPEEIYEHPTTRYSAEFIGSVNVFEGLLKDRQEDGLVIESPGLQHPLKVDPDNSVVDNVPVYVALRPEKIMLCEDPPADGYNFAVGEVVHIAYLGDLSIYHVRLKSGQMLSAQLQNEHRYRKGQPTWGDEVRLCWDADSCVVLTV encoded by the coding sequence GTGAATGACGCGATCCCCCGCCCGCAGGCGAAAGTCCGTAAAGCGCTGACCCCGCTTCTTGAAATTCGTAACCTCACCAAATCTTTCGATGGCCAGCATGCCGTGGACGACGTCAGCCTGACTATCTATAAAGGCGAAATTTTTGCCCTTCTGGGGGCTTCTGGCTGCGGTAAATCGACCCTGCTGCGTATGCTGGCCGGTTTTGAACAGCCCACCGCCGGGCAAATCATGCTTGATGGCGTGGATCTCTCCAGCGTGCCGCCGTATCAGCGCCCGATTAACATGATGTTCCAGTCCTACGCGCTGTTCCCGCACATGACGGTGGAGCAGAACATCGCCTTTGGCCTGAAGCAGGACAAGCTGCCGAAGGCCGAAATTAACGCGCGCGTGGCCGAAATGCTGAGTCTGGTGCACATGCAGGAGTTCGCGAAGCGCAAACCGCACCAGCTCTCCGGTGGCCAGCGCCAGCGCGTGGCCCTGGCCCGCAGTCTGGCAAAACGCCCGAAACTGCTGCTGCTCGATGAGCCGATGGGCGCGCTGGATAAAAAGCTGCGCGACCGTATGCAGCTCGAAGTGGTGGATATCCTGGAGCGCGTGGGGGTGACCTGCGTGATGGTGACCCACGACCAGGAAGAGGCGATGACCATGGCCGGGCGTATCGCGATCATGAACCGCGGGAAGTTCGTGCAGATCGGCGAGCCGGAAGAGATTTATGAGCACCCGACCACCCGCTACAGCGCGGAGTTTATCGGCTCGGTCAACGTTTTCGAAGGGCTGCTGAAAGATCGTCAGGAGGATGGCCTGGTCATCGAATCGCCGGGGCTGCAGCATCCGCTTAAGGTCGATCCTGACAACTCGGTGGTGGATAACGTCCCGGTCTACGTCGCGCTGCGTCCGGAGAAAATCATGCTCTGCGAGGATCCGCCTGCCGATGGCTATAACTTTGCCGTGGGCGAAGTGGTGCACATTGCCTATCTGGGCGACCTGTCTATCTACCACGTGCGGCTGAAAAGCGGGCAGATGCTCAGCGCGCAGCTACAGAACGAACATCGCTACCGCAAGGGGCAGCCGACCTGGGGTGACGAAGTGCGCCTGTGCTGGGACGCTGACAGTTGCGTCGTGCTGACGGTATAA
- the potI gene encoding putrescine ABC transporter permease PotI: MNNLPVVRSPWRIAILVIGFTFLYAPMLMLVIYSFNSSKLVTVWAGWSTRWYSELFHDDAMMSAVGLSLTIAALAATMASVLGTIAALVMVRFGRFRGSNGFAFMITAPLVMPDVITGLALLLLFVALAHAIGWPADRGMLTIWLAHVTFCTAYVAVVISSRLRELDRSIEEAAMDLGATPLKVFFIITLPMIMPAVISGWLLAFTLSLDDLVIASFVSGPGATTLPMLVFSSVRMGVNPEINALASIILGVVGIVGFIAWYLMARAEKQRVRDIQRARRG, encoded by the coding sequence ATGAACAACTTACCGGTAGTGCGCTCCCCGTGGCGAATTGCGATCCTGGTGATTGGCTTTACCTTCCTGTATGCGCCGATGCTGATGCTGGTGATCTACTCCTTCAACAGCTCTAAGCTGGTAACGGTCTGGGCGGGCTGGTCGACTCGCTGGTACAGCGAGCTGTTCCACGACGATGCGATGATGAGCGCGGTGGGACTGAGCCTGACGATTGCCGCCCTGGCGGCGACAATGGCGTCGGTGCTGGGCACGATCGCCGCGCTGGTGATGGTGCGCTTCGGGCGTTTTCGCGGCTCAAACGGGTTCGCCTTTATGATCACCGCGCCGCTGGTTATGCCGGACGTGATCACCGGACTCGCGCTGCTGCTGCTGTTCGTGGCCCTGGCGCACGCCATCGGCTGGCCGGCGGATCGCGGCATGCTCACCATCTGGCTGGCGCACGTCACCTTCTGTACGGCCTACGTGGCGGTAGTGATCTCCTCGCGCCTGCGCGAGCTGGATCGCTCCATTGAAGAGGCGGCGATGGATCTTGGCGCGACGCCTCTGAAGGTCTTTTTCATCATCACCCTGCCGATGATTATGCCGGCGGTGATCTCCGGCTGGCTGCTGGCGTTTACGCTGTCGCTGGACGATCTGGTTATCGCCAGCTTTGTCTCCGGACCGGGCGCGACGACGCTGCCGATGCTGGTCTTCTCCAGCGTGCGCATGGGGGTCAACCCGGAGATTAACGCCCTGGCTTCCATCATCCTCGGCGTGGTCGGAATTGTCGGATTTATCGCCTGGTATTTGATGGCGCGCGCGGAAAAACAGCGCGTGCGCGATATCCAGCGTGCAAGACGCGGCTGA
- the rimK gene encoding 30S ribosomal protein S6--L-glutamate ligase codes for MKIAILSRDGTLYSCKRLRDAAAKRGHQVEILDPMSCYMNIDPAASSIHYKGRKLPHFDAVIPRIGSQITYYGTAALRQFEMLGSYPLNESVAISRARDKLRSLQLLARQGIDLPVTGIAHSPDDTSDLIDMVGGAPLVIKLVEGTQGIGVVLAETRQAAESVIDAFRGLNAHILVQEYIEEAKGRDIRCFVVGNEVVAAIERQAKEGDFRSNLHRGGVARVADISDREREIAVKAAQTLGLDVAGVDLLRATRGPLVMEVNASPGLEGVEKTTGVDIAGKMIAWIERHATPGYCLKTGG; via the coding sequence GTGAAAATTGCCATATTGTCCCGGGATGGAACGCTCTATTCATGTAAGCGCCTGCGAGACGCGGCGGCGAAACGCGGGCATCAGGTTGAGATCCTCGACCCGATGTCCTGCTATATGAACATTGACCCGGCCGCCTCGTCGATTCACTACAAAGGCCGCAAGCTGCCGCACTTTGATGCCGTGATCCCCCGCATCGGCTCCCAGATAACCTATTACGGCACCGCCGCGCTGCGCCAGTTCGAGATGCTGGGCAGCTATCCGCTCAACGAATCCGTCGCCATATCCCGCGCCCGCGACAAGCTGCGCTCGCTGCAGCTCCTCGCCCGTCAGGGGATCGATCTCCCCGTCACGGGGATTGCCCATTCACCGGACGACACCAGCGATCTTATCGATATGGTGGGCGGCGCGCCTTTGGTGATTAAGCTGGTGGAAGGCACGCAGGGCATTGGCGTGGTGCTGGCGGAAACGCGTCAGGCGGCGGAGAGCGTGATTGACGCCTTTCGCGGCCTCAATGCCCACATTCTCGTGCAGGAGTACATCGAAGAGGCGAAAGGGCGCGATATTCGCTGCTTCGTGGTCGGCAATGAGGTGGTGGCGGCCATTGAGCGCCAGGCGAAAGAGGGCGATTTCCGCTCTAATCTTCACCGCGGCGGCGTGGCGCGGGTAGCCGATATTAGCGATCGCGAACGGGAAATTGCCGTCAAAGCGGCGCAAACCCTGGGGCTGGACGTGGCGGGCGTAGACCTTCTGCGGGCGACGCGCGGGCCGCTGGTCATGGAGGTGAACGCCTCGCCGGGGCTGGAAGGCGTGGAAAAAACCACGGGAGTCGATATTGCGGGTAAAATGATCGCATGGATCGAGCGTCATGCCACGCCGGGCTACTGTCTGAAAACGGGCGGTTAA
- the nfsA gene encoding nitroreductase NfsA, with the protein MTPTIDLLTSHRSIRHFTNEPITEAQREAIINSARATSSSSFLQCSSIIRITDPAMREQLVALTGGQKHVAQAAEFWVFCADFNRHLQICPEAELGLAEQLLLGVVDTALMAQNAFTAAESLGLGGVYIGGLRNNIESVTELLKLPKHVLPLFGLCLGWPADNPDLKPRIPAAMLVHENHYQPVDQDVLNQYDEELANYYLTRGSNNRRDTWTDHIRRTIIKENRPFILDYLHKQGWATR; encoded by the coding sequence ATGACACCAACCATAGACCTGCTCACATCCCACCGTTCCATTCGCCACTTCACCAATGAGCCGATTACCGAGGCGCAGCGCGAAGCGATTATTAACAGCGCCAGGGCGACCTCCAGCTCCAGCTTCCTGCAGTGCAGCTCGATTATCCGCATCACCGATCCGGCCATGCGTGAACAGCTGGTCGCGCTGACCGGCGGGCAGAAGCATGTGGCCCAGGCCGCGGAGTTCTGGGTGTTCTGCGCCGACTTTAACCGCCACCTGCAGATCTGCCCTGAGGCCGAGCTGGGGCTGGCCGAACAGCTGCTGCTGGGCGTGGTGGATACCGCACTGATGGCGCAAAACGCCTTTACGGCGGCGGAGTCGCTGGGTTTGGGCGGCGTCTACATCGGTGGCCTGCGTAACAACATTGAAAGCGTGACCGAGCTGCTGAAGCTGCCAAAACACGTTCTGCCGCTGTTCGGCCTGTGCCTCGGCTGGCCTGCGGATAACCCGGATCTGAAGCCGCGCATTCCTGCCGCCATGCTGGTGCACGAAAACCACTACCAGCCGGTCGATCAGGACGTCCTGAATCAATATGATGAAGAACTGGCGAACTACTACCTGACGCGCGGCAGCAATAACCGTCGCGATACCTGGACTGACCATATTCGTCGCACCATCATTAAAGAAAACCGCCCGTTTATTCTTGATTACCTGCACAAACAGGGCTGGGCGACGCGATAG